TTCTCAGAAGCATCAGGAATACTAAGGGCTTCTTTTTGAAGATGAAAAATGAAATCTTGAAAATAGAGCTGTTGTTGTATGTGGACTTCGGGATTTTGCAATTCATTTAATGAAATGACTTTTTCCATTACATTTTCCATATAACCCTGTCTCCTGACAGTCCCAAGCCTTGGAATCTGTAGATGAAAATGAGCTGGTGTGACAAAAGTAGGTTGTTTCTGAATGATATGAGACCAATTTAAGGATCGGCTTTTCTCTAACTGATAAGTTTGCTCTGTTTGAAAATGCATCCATATGTATTCACTTTTCTCTGTACACCCTCGATGTCCATAATGTTCAATTCCTGGAACTAAAATAATATACTGCCCTTCTTCTATCTCGTATGGAATGTCATCTTCAGTTATATACACAACCCCTTTACAAACATAGATTAAATCAAAAACGATAAATGTTCTTTTAAAATGCCTTTGTCCTTTATGAAATATAGCCCTCCCACCTTTAATATATGTAGGAAAAGGTGGGGCTGGTATTGTAATTATACTCATTTAAGCTCTCCTCAAAAGTCGTAATACTCCAAAACAAATCGGCTCAGTCTATTCATTATTATACAGAAAATAGATACACTAGGTATAGTTTTTCAAAAGATATCAAAAGGAGTCTGCATTAAGTCGTGAAAAAATCAAACATACAACAAAATTTAACATTATTTGCACTTACATGGCCGATTTTTATTGAACTGTTACTCCGAATGTTAATGGGAAGCGCTGATACGCTGATGCTTAGTCAATATTCAGATCTGTCAGTTGCCGCAGTTGGTGTATCTAATCAAATAATATCAATCGTCATTGTCATGTTTAACTTTATCGCAACAGGTACTGCCATTATTATTGCTCAACAACTCGGATCAAAAGATCTAAATCGTGCAAACGAAACTGCAGTTGTAGCGATTTCTGTAAACTTATTTTTTAGTATCTCTTTAAGTGCTATCCTATTTATATTTAAGAAAGACATTTTATTATTAATGGGGCTACCAGTTGAACTAATGGGTGAAGCATTAAGTTATTTACAAATCGTTGGTGGTTTTATGTTTCTTGAAGGGCTACTAATGACGATAGGAGCTATATTACGCAGCCACGGTTTTACAAAAGACACGATGTATATCACAATGGGAGTAAATCTTATAAATGTAATTGGGAATTATCTTTTTATTTTTGGTGCGTTCGGTGTACCTGTATTAGGTGTAAAGGGAGTTGCTATCTCAACAATATTAAGTAGATTTATTGGTTTACTTATCATTGTTTATGTTTTATTAAAGCGAACAAATGGTTCATTACCTTTTCATATTTTCTTTAAGTTCCCAAAACAGCCAATTCGTCAAT
This sequence is a window from Cytobacillus sp. IB215665. Protein-coding genes within it:
- a CDS encoding AraC family transcriptional regulator; translation: MSIITIPAPPFPTYIKGGRAIFHKGQRHFKRTFIVFDLIYVCKGVVYITEDDIPYEIEEGQYIILVPGIEHYGHRGCTEKSEYIWMHFQTEQTYQLEKSRSLNWSHIIQKQPTFVTPAHFHLQIPRLGTVRRQGYMENVMEKVISLNELQNPEVHIQQQLYFQDFIFHLQKEALSIPDASEKLAEQVVIYLKERYKENFLLEDVARDLHFHADYITRCMQRSLGMTPLQFLTQYRLFQAKKLLTTTDKRVMDIGKEVGIQDYTYFSKLFKQHEGISPVMYRKEVSRSNDMN
- a CDS encoding MATE family efflux transporter, encoding MKKSNIQQNLTLFALTWPIFIELLLRMLMGSADTLMLSQYSDLSVAAVGVSNQIISIVIVMFNFIATGTAIIIAQQLGSKDLNRANETAVVAISVNLFFSISLSAILFIFKKDILLLMGLPVELMGEALSYLQIVGGFMFLEGLLMTIGAILRSHGFTKDTMYITMGVNLINVIGNYLFIFGAFGVPVLGVKGVAISTILSRFIGLLIIVYVLLKRTNGSLPFHIFFKFPKQPIRQLLKIGIPTAGEHLSYNTSQMLITFFIAMIGTDAITTKVYTQNLMMFIFLFALAIGQGTQIMIGHHVGANELNKAFHRCLKSLRLAVAISLSAALIFFFSGKNLLQLFTDNEGIISLGSQLLLLTIILEPGRAFNLVVINSLRAAGDVKFPVYMGILSMWGISVPLAYMLGIQMDMGLVGIWIAFIVDEWFRGILMLIRWRSKVWVQKSFVSEANAQSTS